GACTTAATACTTTTGCCTCTTTATCGAAGTTGTAATTGAGTGCAAAGTTTGTAATAAACTCATCCTTTTTTAGTGAATCTAGTGCTCTGTATAAACTTCTGTCAACCATTTTAAGTGCATTAGCGTCATTGTGCATACCGTTGATCTCAACATCAAGGTATTCAGGTACTTCATTTTCCGTATCTATATCGTTGATTACAATCTCATCAATTTTAAAACTCTCTTTATCAGATATTTTCATCTCAATACCTTCTATATGTGTTGAAAAACCAATTAGATCAACAGATACGTCGTAAGAGATTTTATCTTTTGGTATCCCCAGGCTACTGATCGTTTTATCGATTTTCTCTTCTGCTGCATTTGCCGCTATTGTTTTAAAGGCAATAACTCCCCCGACAGCTACTGCTACAATTCCCAGTCTAATCACTTGAATAGGTATTTGACTCATTTTATCCCTTTTTTATTAAGTTCGCACAAATTTTAGCAGTAGAAAAATTAATAATTGTTTATATATAGTTGAAATATCACAATTTTAGTTATTTAGAAAAATAAAAAAAGGGGTAACCATATAAGATTTTAAAACTGTTTTGACTATAATTCTTTTATGATTTCCCAAGATTCCATAGAAGCCTTAAAGGCACGACTTGATGTTGTTGATGTTGTCGGTAACTATGTCGAATTGAAAAAAGCCGGGGCTAACTTTAAAGCGCCGTGCCCTTTCCACGATGAAAAAACAGCTTCGTTTGTAGTAAGCCCTGCAAAACAGATCTACCACTGTTTCGGGTGTGGAGCCGGTGGGGACAGTATTAAGTTTGTTATGGAGTATGAAAAGCTTACCTATCCCGAAGCGATAGAGAAATTAGCTTCAAACTATAACTTTACACTTACATATACAGATAGCAAAAACAACAAACCCCGCTCACAGTTGATGGAAAAACTCAACGAGTGGTACCAAAATCTTCTTTCACACAATCAGACTGCTATGAGCTATCTGCATGAGCGTGGAATTTATGAGAGCAGTATCGAGAAATTTGGTCTTGGATATGCTCCAAAATCTCACGAGACTATCAATTATCTACAGTCACAACAGTTTAATATGCGTGAAGCGATAGAGTTTGGAGTAGTGGGTCACGATCAAGAGCGTCGTCAAACCTTTGCACGTTTTATCGAGCGTATCACTTTCCCGATCCACTCGGCTAACGGAAGTATTGTAGGTTTTGGCGGACGTACGATCACGGGACACAGCGCAAAGTATGTGAACTCTCCTGAGACCAAGTACTTCAACAAATCCCGTCTTTTATACGCTTATAATGTTGCAAAGCAGGCGATCTATAAAAAAGCTGAGATCATTATTACAGAGGGATACCTAGATGTAATAATGCTGCATCAAGCAGGATTTGACAATGCCGTAGCTACTCTTGGAACGGCTTTGACAAATGAACACCTTCCTCTTTTACGTAAAGGTACACCTCGTGTTATTATGGCTTATGACGGTGATAAAGCTGGACGTGCAGCGGCACTCAAAGCGAGTAAACTTTTAAGTGCTGCAGGATTTAACGGCGGCGTTGTAGTTTTTGAAGGGGGGCTTGATCCGGCAGACATGGTAAAAGAGGGTCGTGTGAATGAACTCTCAAATATTTTCCACGCTCCAAAACCGTTTATTGAGTTTGTTTTGGATGAACTGCTCTCACTTTACGATCTTAAAGATCCAAAAGCGAAAGAGAGTTGTATGGCCGAGGGTGTTTCTTACTTAAAAACACTTTCACCTATTTTACAAGAGGAGTATAAAACATACCTGGCTTCCCGTCTAGGAGGACTTGGGGTATCCCCTTCGCTTGTAAAGATAACAAACCAAACAAATAGTTCCCAAAAAGAGTTAGTACAAAAAAATACCCATAGAGATATGTGGGAGCTTTCACTTATTAAAACCATTATAGAGAGACCTGAATTTATAGAGAGTGTTTTAGATGTGATCGAGCCTTCGATGTTGCAGTTTCATTCACGTGAATTCTCTTTGGCGTTAGAGAATAAAACAGATGCACCCGAATTGATGGCTATCTTGGTTGATGAGAAGATCATCTCTTTACACACTGCCGAGGAGCTTAACTCTGAGTTAATCACCTTTTTAACAAGATATTATGACAGGGAACTTAAAAAGATCAATACCGCTTCAAATATCTCTTTTGAGCAAAAAGCATTTTATATCCGAAAATACCGCGGGAAAATAGCACAACTTAAACGTGGACAACTGGTCAGGTTTGAAGCTTAATTACTTTTTTTTATAATAGTGTAACTTTCTTGTGATAAAATTTCAAAAATTTTTTAGGTAAACAGTGTCTTTAAAAAAGATACCCATGTGCCTTCACAAGGAAGAAATATGAAAGCTATAGCTTTATTTAGTGGTGGATTAGACTCTACTTTGGCGATGAAACTTATTATCGATCAAGGTATAGATGTACTTGCGATCAATATCGCAACAGGTTTTGGTAGTACAAAAGACAGACGTGAACATATGGAAAATATGTGTCGTCAAGTTGGTGCAGAATTTAAGATCGTAGATATTCAAGACGAGTATCTTCAAGATGTACTGTTTGATCCGAAATACGGTTATGGAAAACATTTCAATCCTTGTATAGATTGTCACGCAAAAATGTTTGAAGTGGCAAAAAGAATTATGAAAGATGAGGGTGCATCGTTTTTAATCAGCGGTGAGGTTTTAGGACAACGCCCGATGTCTCAAAACAAAGATGCTCTGCAAACTGTTTTAAACGAGTCTAACTGTGACGGTTTATTGCTTCGTCCAATGTCAGCAAAACGTTTAGCACCTACGATCCCAGAGACTGAAGGGTGGGTTGATCGTGAAAAACTTGAAGATATCATGGGAAGAAGCCGTGATCGTCAAATGGAGTTAGCTAAAGAGATCGGACTTACTGATTTTGAATCTCCGGGCGGCGGATGTCTTTTAACGGATGAAAACTTCGGGAAAAAGATGTGGGACTTCATCAAATACGATAAATTCGAGAAGCAAGATATCCCTGTTATGAAACACGGACGCCATTTCAGACTTGAAAACGGTGCAAAACTTGTAATTGGTCGTGATAAAGATGAAAATGCATTCTTGCAAGAGATCGAAAATGATAAATTTTACCACATCAGAACTGTTGGGATTCCCGGACCTCATGCACTTCTTAGTAAAAATGCAACACCAGAAGATAAAGAGCTTGCAACTCGCGGAATTTTAACGTATTGTAAAGCAAAAGCGGGGGAAAACTATACACTCTCTTTTGATGGCGAAGAGGTAACAGCGACGCCTTTAGAGTCACGAGAAATAATGAAACCTTTTTCTATAATGTAAGATATTGTGATATACTAGTCTTATCTTAAAAAATAAGGGTTAGATAGATGGCAGGTGTACACTTCTCATTTGATAATTTTAAACAGTTAGTTGAGTTAAATATAGGGATTGCAGATAGATTAGATGAAAATCGTGCTGAGCGTTTTACTATACTCTATTGCGATTTTTCATCGATTGCGCCAGAGGTGGTAAACAGCTCTTTGCAAACTGTACTACGTACATCTGACGCAGTAGTTAATAAAGGGAACGATTATTATTGTGTACTTCCTTATACGGATCAATACGGTGCCGTAAGCGTAAGAGAAATTTTTGAAGAGTTTTTCGATAAGTCGGTAGCATCAACTACGGTAAGTTATCCAGCTGATGGAGAAAATGTTAAAGAGCTTTTTGAGAGTTTGAAAGAGAATGGAAAGACTCGATTAAAAAAAGATCTGCAACTTATCTAGATTAGTTCTCTTTTGTTTGATTGGTTTCAAACTTATACTCTTTTGATCTTTTATAAAAAGAGATAGCTTCGGCTATCTCCTGCTGTCTGTAAAGTTTTTTATCGCATACCATTCTGCATTTTATTTTCGGATTATTCATCGCTTCTTTATTTTCCGGCGATAAAGTAGAGTCATAGATCCTCTCTCCCAACAATAGTACCGGCATAAAAAATAGTAAAAATTTTATCATTACAACCACATCGACCTATAAAGTTACAACTTAAGTATTTTGGAACACTAAATGCTATATTTTATCTAAATTCCCATAAATGGAGAGAGATAATGATAGCTTTAACACTCAAAAGTGATCCAAAAACAGAATCATCACTTCCTTTAGCTTCAAAAGAGGCAACAGCGTCTACTCTCTCTTTTGCCTCATTTTTAGATGGGTTAGGGGAGCAAAAAGGTGATCTGAAGTTAGCGCAAAACGGTGCGTTAGTTTTATCACTTCAAGAAAATGCAACTGATGAGAAGCCAAAAGATACAAAAACAGCTTCATCCTCAATACTCTCTTTACTGCAAGGTGAGGAACTTGAAACCATCAAAGAGGATCTCAAAACTTTAGAGTTAAATCCGCAGATAACTAAAGATAAAACAGTTTCTGAGCTTAAAGTGCTTATTCAAGAAGCGAAGCAATATCTGAAAAATAAGATTACTAGTTTAGAAGGGTTTAAAAAGAGTGAGATCGCATCTCTGCCAAAAACACTTAAAGGGCTTACTCAAGTAGCTCAGAAGTTTGGAATTGATGTTTCAAAAATAACACTTGAAGAGGTGAAACAGAGTGTTAAAACTATTGAAACTACTGAAGTTTCCGAGAGTATAAAAACAAAAGCAGAACCAAAACTAAAAGAAGATCCGAAAGTTTCGACAAAACCTGCTGTAGCTAGAGATATAAAAACTACACAAAAAAGTGTAAAAAATGAGAGTGATGACGCTGTTGATACTATACAAGTTAAAGAACAAGCGAAAGAACAGGTAAAAACTGAACAGACAGCCGCAAAACAAACACCGCTCTTTAAAGCACAAACAAAAGTTATGGAATTAAGTACACAACAGATTGTTGCCGCTAAAGTAACTACAGAGGTTGAGAAGCCGCAAAAACAGAAGAGTGAAAATACTTTAGAGCTTTTACTCCGTGGTCAAAAGGCTATACAAAAAGATACGTCACTCACTGCAGATTTTTCGGTTGCAACAGCAAAAGTGATAGCACCTACTGCTAAAACAGATGCTCAACAAAATTTAGAGAGTCTGCTTAACGGTGAAAGCGCATCAGAATCACATCATACAAAAACAGATTCGCTTAATGTGAATAAAGCGGATAGTTTTGAAGTAAAACTAAATGAAGCGAAACAGATGATCAAATATCTTTCACAAGACGTGAAACAGGCTATTGAAGATTATAAAGCTCCTTTTACAAGGGTAAAGGTACAGCTAAACCCTCAAAAACTGGGTGAAGTTGATCTTACGGTTGTTCAGCGTGGAAAAAATCTCCATATCAATCTAAGTTCAAATAATGCCGCAATAAATACCCTAGCTATGAATGCAAATGATCTCAAAATACAGTTAAACAATACTGGAATACAAAATGCTTCATTGAACTTTAGTAATACGTCGCAGGGTGATCAAAGTGGTGCAGGCTCTAATGCTCACCAGCAACAACAAAACCGTCAAAATGCACAAGAAGAGTACGGTTATTTTCAAGTTGAGGAAACAAATGAAGAGATTGTAAGCTCTCTCGAGATAGTTGTTCCTCACTATGCATAAAGGATAAGTTATGGCAATTAATGCTTATGGAGAAAATGTAGCAACATACGGAACGGTTACAGATACAACTTCGACTGTAGAGGATAAAACGGCACTTGGTAAAGACGATTTTATGAAACTGCTTTTAATTCAGTTGCAGTATCAAGATCCGACTGAACCTATGGATACAGAAAAGATCTTAACGCAAACTTCGCAATTAGCAGCACTAGAAGCTTCAGACAATACAAAAACAGCTCTAGAAAACCTAACAAACTCTTTAGGAAGTTCACAGCAGTTTTCTACAATTGCAGCAATCGGAAAAAGAGCAGATCTTGGAAGTGATGCAATTGCACATGATGAGGGCTCAACATCAACTTTTGAGCTTTACTTTCCGGAAGATGCATATACGGGGACTATAGAGATCTCTGATTCAGAAGGAAATGTTGTTGCAACAATGAACCTTCAAGATCAAACAGATGCCAACGGTGATCCTGTTGACACACATACAGAGGGTGTATGGCAGTTTACTTGGGACGGAAAAGATGATCAAGACAATGCCGTGGCAAGTGGTATTTATCATGTAAATGCTTCGTATCAAAATGAAGCAAGCCAGACAAATACGACAAGAGTTGGAGCATATCCTATTGAATCTGTTCGTTTTGACAGTGGAACTACATATGTAAAACTTGGTTCAAGCTATGTGCCTCTTGATAATGTAGTGGAAGTTTACTAGGAGGGTCGTTCCTATGATGACGCAAGCATTTTATACAGGTATCTCCGGTCTTAAAAACTACTCTTCAGGAATAGATGTAGTTTCTAACAATATCGCAAATATCTCTACTGTGGGTTACCGTGCATACAATTCAGAGTATGCTTCACTTTTTGAAGAATCACTGCAAAGTGCATCGGCAGGTATTTCAGCATCATCTGTTGGAAACGGTGTAAGAATGCAGGCGACTGCAATGTCAACAGAACAGGGGACTTTAGCGCTTTCAGAACGTAGTACCGATTTGGCAATACTGGGTGAAGGTTGGTTCGGTGTTCGAGGGGATGGCGATGTTGTATATACAAGAGACGGAAGTTTCAATATAGATGCAAATGCCGATCTCGTTACAAATGACGGTCTTCATGTTCTTGGAACAATGGGCGGTAATTTTGATGAAAACAATGTTTTGACAGAGGTACTTACAGAAGTAAAACTCGGTGATGAAAATACAGTAGAAAAACTTCGTTTTCCAAGAACACTTACGTATCCGCCGGAACCGACAACTGAGGCAAAGTTTTTTGCAAATGTGGGTGCGGGATATGAAACGATCACTGTAAGTGCCAATGTTGTTGATGCACAAAACAATAGAAATCTATTACGTTTAGAGATGACAAAAAAAGAGATACAAACTCCTCCAGGGACTCAGTATGACATAACAGCAACAATTAGAAGTGCTGACGGTACGATAGAGTATGCTTCAGAAGCAGGAGACCTGTTCTTTGATGATACGGGTGCCTTTGCATCAAGTACGATTACAACTATAGACAATAACGGTACACCGGTTGCGATCAATTTAGGGAGCGGATATGACGGACTTTTCTCTGTAGATGTTCCTGAAGTAGCACCTGGATCAAGCTTGGCAGACGGAACTATAGGTGGAGATCTGCAAGGGTATTCAATCTCTCAAGAGGGTGATGTTTTTGCTACTTTTACTAATGGTAAACAAAGTAGTGTAGGTAAACTGGCTGTTTTTCATTTTGCAAATGAACAAGGACTTAATAGAATCAGTGGAACGAGATTTGAAGAGAGTGCAAACAGTGGTCAAGCATTTTTTTATAAAGATGCAAACGGGGATAACTTTATAGGTACAAATATTCAAAACTATCGTTTAGAGAGTTCTAACTACGATATGGCTGCCGGTTTAACGGAGCTAATAATTCTGCAACGTGCGTATGATGCAAACTCAAAATCTGTAACAACGGCTGATCAAATGATGCAAAAAGCCCTGCAGATGGATGCTTAGTCTTCATAAATAAAAGTTGGCACACTTTATGCTTTAACTCCTTTACTAACTCTATCTTTATTAGAAGGTAGACTATAAAGGATTTGATATGTTGAAATCACTTTTCTCTGGTGTATCAGGACTACAATCCCATCAAGTTGCGATGGACGTTGAGTCTAATAATATCGCCAATGTTAATACAGTCGGTTTTAAGTACTCTCGTGCAAACTTTTCTGACCTTTTAGCACAAACGAAAGCTATCGCAACAGCTCCGCAAGGGCAGCTCGGTGGTAAAAACCCTGTGCAGGTAGGACTTGGATCAACAGTAAATTCTATGACAAGAATTTTTGCTCAGGGTTCTGTACAAAACTCCGATAAAAATACCGATGTTGCTATTCAAGGTGACGGATTTTTTATTATCTCTCCGGATGGCGGGAATACTTACAAGTATACGCGTGCAGGGGACTTCAAATTTGATGCGGGTGGAAACTTTGTTGATAACAACGGTTTTATCGCTCAAGGTTGGCTGCGTGATCCGGTAACAGGAACAGTAGATTCAACTGCACCGATCGAAAATATCAACATCCCGCCTGGACTTACAACTCCGGCAAATGCAACACAAGAGGTTGTATTAAAAGCAAACCTTAACTCTGGTCCTTTAGTAGAGAGTTTCTCTCCTGCGTATGAAGTTCCAAGTGGTGCCCCTGTTGCTCCGTTTACAACAGCACTACCTGCAGTTGATGACAATGGTTTTCCGATTGAATCAGGTGATGTGGGTGTAATGTTCAATGAAGTTGGAGAGGCATTCTCACTTCAAAACGGACAAGGTGTTTGGGCCTCTTTTAGAGAATCAACTGTAACAAGTGGAGCAGTAACAGGTGGTTTAGCAGCTGATAGTGCGGAGAGTATTACATTTGATCTTGATGATGGAAGTACAAAAACTGTAAACTTCACGTTTTTAGCAGGTAACACTGCTGCACAAAATGCTGCTATTGAAGCATCTGCGATCAACTCTATCTCAACAGTAACTGGGATCACAGCATCTGTAAATGCGTTGGATCAAGTTGTATTGGTAAATGATAATGCTTCGGGTTCAGCTTCACACAATATTAGTGTAAATGCTGTAAGTAGTGGAAATACTGGTCTTGCTGCGGGTGATGCGGATCAGAGTGCTTGGAGATATACATACAATGCAGCAGGTCCAACTACTGCTGCTGGTGCAGATAAAGAGTTCAATACTATTGCATCACTTCGTGAAGCGTTAGAGAATCAGGCAAATGCAGAACCGGGTGCTGCTGGTATTGAAGTTAGTGTAAACGATCAAGGTAAATTAGAACTTACAAATACTAATGCCGCAAGTTACAATGTTAACTTGAAAATGACAGGAGTATCTGGAGGCGGTGTAACAGAAAATGTACGCTTTACAAGAAATATGGAAGCGATGAATACTGTACTTCAAGCAGGTACGGCAGGGAAATCATTTTCTCAAGCGTTTAACGCGGCAACACACTCAAGTTCTATCGATGTATTTGATTCTCTTGGTTCAAAACACACACTCAGAATGGAGTTTAGAAAAATAAGTCTTGATGCTGCAACAGGTAGTGAATGGGCAGTAACTATTACGGTTCCTGAACCGGCTACGATCGATACGGTAGCACCTACATTTGAGAAAAAAGGTTCTATCAGATTTAACAATGACGGATCACTGGCAACATATTCACCGCCAAATATCTCATTTACGGCGAACAACGGTTCAGCTCCGGATCAGCAGATTAACCTCTCTTTCGGTACTGGAAATATGTTTGACGGTATGACATCTTTTGACAGTGTTTCATCAACGTCTGGGATCTCTCAAGACGGTTATACGGGTGGTGACTTAGTTGGTATTAGAATCGATCAATCGGGTACGTTAATCGGTTCATTCTCAAATGGTCGTTCATTCGGTCTTGCACAAATTGCAATGGCGAAGTTTACAAATAACGAAGGTCTTTCAACTGAGGGTGGAAATGTATTTATCCAAACAGCCAACTCAGGGGATCCGATCATCGGTACTGCGGCAACTGCAGGGCGTGGATTTATCCAGTCTGCTGCGTTAGAGGCATCAAACGTTGACCTCTCTAGGGCATTGACACAGTTAATCATTGTACAACGTG
Above is a window of Sulfurimonas marina DNA encoding:
- the dnaG gene encoding DNA primase — translated: MISQDSIEALKARLDVVDVVGNYVELKKAGANFKAPCPFHDEKTASFVVSPAKQIYHCFGCGAGGDSIKFVMEYEKLTYPEAIEKLASNYNFTLTYTDSKNNKPRSQLMEKLNEWYQNLLSHNQTAMSYLHERGIYESSIEKFGLGYAPKSHETINYLQSQQFNMREAIEFGVVGHDQERRQTFARFIERITFPIHSANGSIVGFGGRTITGHSAKYVNSPETKYFNKSRLLYAYNVAKQAIYKKAEIIITEGYLDVIMLHQAGFDNAVATLGTALTNEHLPLLRKGTPRVIMAYDGDKAGRAAALKASKLLSAAGFNGGVVVFEGGLDPADMVKEGRVNELSNIFHAPKPFIEFVLDELLSLYDLKDPKAKESCMAEGVSYLKTLSPILQEEYKTYLASRLGGLGVSPSLVKITNQTNSSQKELVQKNTHRDMWELSLIKTIIERPEFIESVLDVIEPSMLQFHSREFSLALENKTDAPELMAILVDEKIISLHTAEELNSELITFLTRYYDRELKKINTASNISFEQKAFYIRKYRGKIAQLKRGQLVRFEA
- a CDS encoding argininosuccinate synthase domain-containing protein; its protein translation is MKAIALFSGGLDSTLAMKLIIDQGIDVLAINIATGFGSTKDRREHMENMCRQVGAEFKIVDIQDEYLQDVLFDPKYGYGKHFNPCIDCHAKMFEVAKRIMKDEGASFLISGEVLGQRPMSQNKDALQTVLNESNCDGLLLRPMSAKRLAPTIPETEGWVDREKLEDIMGRSRDRQMELAKEIGLTDFESPGGGCLLTDENFGKKMWDFIKYDKFEKQDIPVMKHGRHFRLENGAKLVIGRDKDENAFLQEIENDKFYHIRTVGIPGPHALLSKNATPEDKELATRGILTYCKAKAGENYTLSFDGEEVTATPLESREIMKPFSIM
- a CDS encoding flagellar hook-length control protein FliK; amino-acid sequence: MIALTLKSDPKTESSLPLASKEATASTLSFASFLDGLGEQKGDLKLAQNGALVLSLQENATDEKPKDTKTASSSILSLLQGEELETIKEDLKTLELNPQITKDKTVSELKVLIQEAKQYLKNKITSLEGFKKSEIASLPKTLKGLTQVAQKFGIDVSKITLEEVKQSVKTIETTEVSESIKTKAEPKLKEDPKVSTKPAVARDIKTTQKSVKNESDDAVDTIQVKEQAKEQVKTEQTAAKQTPLFKAQTKVMELSTQQIVAAKVTTEVEKPQKQKSENTLELLLRGQKAIQKDTSLTADFSVATAKVIAPTAKTDAQQNLESLLNGESASESHHTKTDSLNVNKADSFEVKLNEAKQMIKYLSQDVKQAIEDYKAPFTRVKVQLNPQKLGEVDLTVVQRGKNLHINLSSNNAAINTLAMNANDLKIQLNNTGIQNASLNFSNTSQGDQSGAGSNAHQQQQNRQNAQEEYGYFQVEETNEEIVSSLEIVVPHYA
- a CDS encoding flagellar hook capping FlgD N-terminal domain-containing protein; protein product: MAINAYGENVATYGTVTDTTSTVEDKTALGKDDFMKLLLIQLQYQDPTEPMDTEKILTQTSQLAALEASDNTKTALENLTNSLGSSQQFSTIAAIGKRADLGSDAIAHDEGSTSTFELYFPEDAYTGTIEISDSEGNVVATMNLQDQTDANGDPVDTHTEGVWQFTWDGKDDQDNAVASGIYHVNASYQNEASQTNTTRVGAYPIESVRFDSGTTYVKLGSSYVPLDNVVEVY
- a CDS encoding flagellar hook protein FlgE; amino-acid sequence: MMTQAFYTGISGLKNYSSGIDVVSNNIANISTVGYRAYNSEYASLFEESLQSASAGISASSVGNGVRMQATAMSTEQGTLALSERSTDLAILGEGWFGVRGDGDVVYTRDGSFNIDANADLVTNDGLHVLGTMGGNFDENNVLTEVLTEVKLGDENTVEKLRFPRTLTYPPEPTTEAKFFANVGAGYETITVSANVVDAQNNRNLLRLEMTKKEIQTPPGTQYDITATIRSADGTIEYASEAGDLFFDDTGAFASSTITTIDNNGTPVAINLGSGYDGLFSVDVPEVAPGSSLADGTIGGDLQGYSISQEGDVFATFTNGKQSSVGKLAVFHFANEQGLNRISGTRFEESANSGQAFFYKDANGDNFIGTNIQNYRLESSNYDMAAGLTELIILQRAYDANSKSVTTADQMMQKALQMDA
- the flgE gene encoding flagellar hook protein FlgE, translating into MLKSLFSGVSGLQSHQVAMDVESNNIANVNTVGFKYSRANFSDLLAQTKAIATAPQGQLGGKNPVQVGLGSTVNSMTRIFAQGSVQNSDKNTDVAIQGDGFFIISPDGGNTYKYTRAGDFKFDAGGNFVDNNGFIAQGWLRDPVTGTVDSTAPIENINIPPGLTTPANATQEVVLKANLNSGPLVESFSPAYEVPSGAPVAPFTTALPAVDDNGFPIESGDVGVMFNEVGEAFSLQNGQGVWASFRESTVTSGAVTGGLAADSAESITFDLDDGSTKTVNFTFLAGNTAAQNAAIEASAINSISTVTGITASVNALDQVVLVNDNASGSASHNISVNAVSSGNTGLAAGDADQSAWRYTYNAAGPTTAAGADKEFNTIASLREALENQANAEPGAAGIEVSVNDQGKLELTNTNAASYNVNLKMTGVSGGGVTENVRFTRNMEAMNTVLQAGTAGKSFSQAFNAATHSSSIDVFDSLGSKHTLRMEFRKISLDAATGSEWAVTITVPEPATIDTVAPTFEKKGSIRFNNDGSLATYSPPNISFTANNGSAPDQQINLSFGTGNMFDGMTSFDSVSSTSGISQDGYTGGDLVGIRIDQSGTLIGSFSNGRSFGLAQIAMAKFTNNEGLSTEGGNVFIQTANSGDPIIGTAATAGRGFIQSAALEASNVDLSRALTQLIIVQRGFQANGKTITTSDQLLQTLIGLKN